The nucleotide window GCCGAGCTAAGAAGGCAATGATAACAGGCAATAAGATAGGGCAGGAACAAACTTTCCGTGCAGAAATCTTGTGGCTAAAGGGAGCTGTTAGGAATCTGTTAAATTGAAATCAAAGATCATCATTGGCTATTAAAAAGCTGAAATGAATCTGTTAAATTGACAGATCCAAAAGAATACTCGAAGCCGTGAAGACCAAGCATTGCATATATCATCAGTGCAGCAACGTTCGATATCCAAACAGCATTCAGCAATCAAACTTGAAAAGCTCAATTCACACAAAACAGTGTACCTTGAAGCCAAACATGCCAAGACCAAGAATTGCATATATCATGAGTACAACAACATATTTTGCGACTGACCACCTCTGAATATCCGATGACATTAGCAATCAAAACTTGAAAAAAACTCAAATTATCCTTGCAACACACATTTATATTTCCCTAAAGCCGCCAATAGGCAGTATTTCTAGTGAAGCAAGTGCCTAATGGCAGCAACAGCATCACCTTTGTGCTCCCTCAATGTCCTCTCAGCAACCAACTTGTCCAGCTCTAGTTCATTTGCAATTATCTCAACGTCGCGTGGATTGATCTTCACAGTAGCCAATTCTTTCTCCCTGAAATTTGTAACCAAGCATAGCCCTATATCATGCACAACCCAACTAGTGCTCATCATCTAGCAATTTAACATCTTTATACAACTTCGATCATATTAACAAGATTATGATACCTAATATTTATCGTCTTCGATCATACTACTACTCAGTAAAATTACAATTACGCACATATGACCAGCATAAGAATGAAattcatcaaaaaagaaaagaaaagaaaatagtgaATTGAAATTGTGACCTCTTTCTCATGGCTTCCAAATCGGCTTCTGAGGTGGCAGCGATGGAAGCCATGGCCTCCTGGACTCGGGTGGAGTCGAGCTGGCGATCTTCGACGCGGTCAGTGAGCTTATCGAAGGCTTTGCTCTGTTGCTGCAAGTCCTTCGAGTCCTCGATCCTATCAATTCCTTCTTCTCCTGCGCCCtccattttcagattttgattctgcttctgcttctgcttctggcCACAGAAAACCAACCCCCttttttttctgtgaaattgatagaaccctagaatttgccCCCTTTCAGGAGAGACGTTCACAGTGGGCTATATAAACTAAAACGTTCGAAGGCCCAACAATCTGGTTTTGTTACAAGACAAAAGCCCAGTTCTCAATGGTTCTTTTTATATGACATTCGTGGGCTTGGTATGAGAATCATTCATAACTCTTTGTTTAGGCGTTTAGTTCAAGCCTAGGATATATAACatacactactagcaaaataacaacacacacggatttactgtagttaaaagccacagatatccgtgtgaaatagaaatactgacagaaatccgtgtgaaatgagtataatggggcccacaataatttatacaataacaatttCAACgaatatccgtgtgaataaacaacagtcacagatatctgtgtaaaaactaaaacattttcacacggatatttgTGTGAAAAACAATTCACACGGATGTCtatatgtattataaattagtttatttcgaaatcattaattttttatgttatgtgaattatggagggacggatttccgttacaataagtatttgatacagatttctgtgtgaaatgagtaatacacacggatttccgtgtgaaaatgttgacacagtaatccgtgtgaaaaagccaaaaatgagactacacacagaaatccgtgtgcataaacaatagtaactgatgtctgtgtaaaaattaaaacattttcacacggatatctgtgtgaaaataacaattagctacaaaattccgtgtgaaaaaatataggtgtatataaggttgaccatttatttgatatcgaaataacgacggattgagttaattttttttacacaatatctattaatacactataaatagatgggtaatgtcaaatttattgattttcaattttgatttattggttcgcaccaaattcttatatgtctactaatgtggtataactagtttattagttgtcaAGAAAAGTATACATttcatgagcaacaatgtggagcaaatagattttatcaaaatcgaccgttggatgttgtcatgattagaataaatagttatggtcaaaatttcagctatttttgttatcgtttaggtctcgatctactatATCAACCCttaaccctaaataccacataaaactaatatgctcataaccgctcattcgcaacttattttttcgatctgtcagctctcatactctcatgaatatgaggtataccaaataatgtaaaaattttgtaaaatttatctcctcgtggtttaactccccttagggaagtatcggtgtatataaggttaaccactttatttgatattgaaataatggctttaatttgagttaatttttttacaccatacctattaatactctataaatagatggctaatgtcaaatttattaattttcaatttttattttttggattgcacaaaattcttatatgtctactaatgtggtataactagtttattagttataatgaaaagtataccttccataagcaacaatgtgtaggaaatagattttatcaaaatcgaccgttggatgttatcatgataagaataaatggttattttcaaaatttcagctattttcatcgtcgtttgggtttcgatctagtaggtcaaccttaaaccttaaatactacataaaactaatatgctcataaccgctcactcgtaacgtatttttttgatctgtaaactctcatgctctcatgggtagaagtTATAttaactaatgtaaaaatttctgaaattatatctcctcaagggtcggctccccttaggaaaGTAGAAGcatttaaagggttgaccggtttatttcatgtcaaaataacggcggatcgggttaattttttcacacaatacctattaatacgctataaatagacaggtaatgccaaatttattgatttccaGTTTCGAGTGTATAGATCGAACGAAATCCTTATG belongs to Rosa chinensis cultivar Old Blush chromosome 4, RchiOBHm-V2, whole genome shotgun sequence and includes:
- the LOC112196982 gene encoding huntingtin-interacting protein K → MEGAGEEGIDRIEDSKDLQQQSKAFDKLTDRVEDRQLDSTRVQEAMASIAATSEADLEAMRKREKELATVKINPRDVEIIANELELDKLVAERTLREHKGDAVAAIRHLLH